From Carnobacterium divergens:
TGTGTATCATTTCCAGATAAAGTAAGATTGGATAAATTTACCGAATTGTTGCGTGTATCCACGGTAACACCATTTACATAATCTGGTTGAGTCCCTGTCGTTACATTCAACGACTTAGGTGAGCTTGTTTTTAATGTTAAAGCTTGCGTTTTAACTGAACTAGTATCTAACGCTACATACTTGCTCATCGGATCAAAAACATTAGCATTACGAATCAGAGCATTCACATCTTGAATTTTTTTCTTGATTTGATTCAATACATAATTTAAGTCAGTGTGACTTGTTGCTGAATATTTTCCTTGAGGTCCTAAAGCATCTAAGATATCATTAACATCTGTTACTCCAAAGCCAATGGCATAGCGATCAATTTCAGGATTTTGTTCGGTTCTTTTTTTTCCGTGAGAAATGGTATTACTTCGGACTGTACTAATATCTGGTCCAGTCTCTGATCCATTTCCAATATAAAGAGTAGTATTAGTTGCTTTAAAAGTCTCTACTCTACCATTATTGTCAGAAGAACGTGTCATCCCACTCTGACGAATTCCACTACTGCTACTAGTATAAGTAGTAGTTGGTCCCCAAGTTGGTAATCCATCTGTTAAAATAATCAATACTTTTTGGGCGTCTTTTCTTCCGTTATATTGGCTATTAGTTAAAAGTTCTAAGCCAGCATCTAATCCTAAGAAAGTTGGTGTTCCCCCACTTGGGCTTTCATTTAATAACGCATGATTCAAAAAGGCATCGGCGCTTGTAGTAAATCCAGTGTAGTTTCCTTGAGTGCCACCAAAATTTCCTACTTTTCCATAAGGAACATTGATTTTATAATTATAATAAGGAGAATAGGTTATTGTTTCTTGAACTGAACTAAAGCCTGCTATTCCAAGTTGGACACTTCCACCTGGATTATCATCTAATAGACCATGAGCAAATGTATTTAAGGCCGACTTTAAATTATTCCATCTATTATTAGTAGCCATACTCCCTGACTTATCAACGACAAAAGCAACGTCGACATTTTTACGTGCCTTCAAAGACCCCCCAATGATATCTAGTTGAATTTGAAATTGAGTGGGATTATCAGTAGGAATAACGATTTTCTTCAAATTAATATTTTGGTTATTCCCTACATCGTAAGCATGATAGCCATTATCAAAATTAAGATTACCTTCGAGGATATTTTGAATTTCTACATTACTATCTGAATCTCCTGCAGAACCATAATTATAGTTTTTAATCATGTCACTTGAATCTGATTTCGTATACTGATTCGTGTCATGAGACGGGTATTGTCCTCCATCAGGTGTATACTTAAAAGGATCATTATAAGCACTCACATCATAAGTAGAAGCTGCTGAAGAAAGATAATAGTTTTGTTGAGGCCCTACCATAGTCGAATCATCAGAAGTTTGTATTGTTCCTTCAGTTGCTTCACTGGCTTCTTCCGTTTGTGTCGTCGTTTCGGTCGCTTGGCTACTGATGATTTCTTCCGCTGTTGGCGGAGAAGCAGCACTTACTTCTGTCGTTTCTTCTGTAGCCACTGCTGGTAATTTCAACGCATGCGGACCTTCTACTGCACTAGTCAAAATATTCTTGTTAATAGTGACATCTTGTGTTCCATCCGATTTCGTTGCATCGGCTTGAATTTCAAGAGCTACCTTGGAGACATTTAGCACCGTTGTAAATGAAAGAGAACCCTGCGATTGTTTCGAAAAATCTTTTTCCGCAAACCATTGGTCATCATTAGTAGCAAAACTGGCATCTTCATTAAAAGCTATTGCTTTTCCATCAGCCGTCACTTTGAATTTCAGTGCTTGATCATTGCCATCACTTGCGACATCTTTTTCATACTGTAATTTCCAATTTAAAGAATTTCCATCTGATGAAACAGAGGAACTGACTTTTAAACCTGATTGATCTACGATTTTATCCGGCTGAGTTTCTATAGCCTGTGCGATACTCGAATAAGCAGTCAAGATTTGCGGGATAAAGCCCATCAAAATAGCAACCATCATAAACCAGAGCGATTTTTTCATCTTCATTTCTTCACTCCTCTAAAAAACATGATATCTATTCTTAAACAAAATTTAAATAGCACTACCTAAGATTTGATATTGCCATCTAAATTATAAACTATTTATAGCGATAATACTACTTGGACTATTATCAAATAATTAGACATAAAAAAGAAAAGCGTTAATAATTGTTTTTCTTTTTTTATATTGTGTCCATAAGGTTCTGTTGCAAAGTTTCAATACTGAGTACAAAAGTCCCATTCTGATACTTTGACTATGCTGGTATACATCAAAACTTTAATTTCAGTAGATACCGAAAAGCCGAAGAGCGTTCCATTTCTTCGGTTCTTTTTGTATATGCCTCTCAATGCTTCTATGCCCTTAATCGTAGTTGATGCAGTACGAAGACTTTGATAAAGTTTATTTCGACGTTTAACAGGTCTATGATCTTGCTCAATTAAGTTATTGAGATACTTGACTGTCCGGTGCTCAGTTTCGCTGTATAGACCCTGCTTTTGTAACTTCCTAAAAGCACTAGCAATTGATGGTGCTTTATCTGTCACGATAACTTTCGGTTCCCCAAACTGCTTGTATAGTCGTTTAAAGAAAGCATAAGCAGACTGAGTATTTCTCTTTCGTCTTAGCCAAATATCCAGTGTCATGCCTTCTGAGTCGATTGCACGATAGAGATAATGCCACTTCCCTTTAATTTTAATATAAGTTTCGTCCATTTTCCACGAATAAAAGGACTGTCTATTTTTCTTTTTCCAGATTTGATAGATCAGCTTACCATATTCTTGAACCCAACGGTAAATTGTTGTGTGAGAAACGTTAATGCCACGATCATATAATATCTCTTGAACATCACGATAACTCAAATTATAGCGAAGATAATACCCAACAGAGATAATAATCACGTCTTTTTGGAATTGTTTGCCCTTAAAATGATTCATCTGTTGTCCTCGCATTCTTTTTTATTACATTTTACAATAAATCAGGTGTTATGTGGAACTTTGCAACAGAACCAGTTCATCCATGAATTTAGAAAAAGAGGGACGATTTCGGAAGAAGAAAATCGTCTCTTTTTTTTTCTTCTTTTTGTATGACAAAAAGAAAGATCTTTTGCCCATTTTATTTTTATAAAATGGGTAGGTGGCGTTTGCTTAAAGCAAATCGACACAATCCAAAGGGGATAAAAGGGGAAAGTGAAACTTCCCCCTTTTCAAGCAACTTTGTAATACAAGAACGAAGTCATTTGTATTACAAAGTGATAGCTTGCCAGTATTTATGGATTTATATGGTCTATTTTGTTATAATGATTGTAACCGAATAGGGCGCAATGCTTATTACAAAATCAATGACAAAGGGCGATTGATGAATGAGCGCTTGGGCATTTTATCTTTGAGGAGGCTATTTATGGATCAGAAAGAAGTATCACAAAATCAAACAAAGTACATTCAATTTAGATTATCTGAAGAACAATACAATAAGCTGAAAATTTCAGGAGAAACATATGGACTCTCTCCGAATCTTTATGCGAAAAAATTAGCACAAAAATCTCATTTAAAAAAACCTTATCTCGAACATGACCAAGCGAAATCTTTATTATTAGAACTCTCAAAACAAGGAACCAATTTAAATCAAATCGCCAAGAAACTCAATCAATTCGATCGGATGGACAACCAAGATAAAGAGCTGATCGAGACTTTACGCTATACATACGGAGTACTTGCTCAAGCTCAAAAGGGGTATCAAGAGTTATGGCAACAATTGCAAAAATAAGCAATGGCGCAAGTGCAGCGAGCGCCCTTAATTATGCTTTAGGTCAAGACAGACCCATGCATGAAAAAACTGAACAGTGGCTACAAGACCATCAATTGGAACGTCCTGTGGAGCTGACAAATTGTCGGGCAGTTGCCGTGGGTGGAACCAACGGGATTGATCCCTTTATCGCCAAAGAACAATTTGATGTCATTCGACAACTTCATAACCAAACGAAAGAATCCAATCAAGTCTTGCGTATTACCCAATCTTTCGCCTTAGATGAACTGAATCCGAAAGTTCAAAAAGACTGGCAAAAAGCCAATGATTTAGGCGTTGAATTAGCAGAAAACCTTTATCCTAACCATCAAAGCGCTGTTTATACGCATTTAGACGGAAAAAATCACGTCTTACACAACCACATCATTGTCAATAAGGTCAATTTAGATACAGGAAAGAAATTAAGAGAACAAAAAGGAGAAAGCGTTCAACGAGCACGAGAAATGAATGATCGACTCGCTTCTCGAGAAAACTGGCACATTTTAGAGCCACCAAAAGAGCGCCAAACAGAGACAGAAAAAGAACTAATCGCCAAAAATGAGTATTCTTACATGGATGATTTGAGAGAAAGAATCAATAAATCGCTTCAAGATGTCTCTGTGAGCTCATATGAGACGTTTAAAGAGCGTTTATCCGATAATGGTGTAATTCTATCAGAAAGAGGCCAAACGTTCTCATACGCCTTTTTAGACGCCAATAACAAGCAAAGACGAGCACGAGAGGCCCGATTGGGTTCTGATTTTGGAAGGGAGACCATTTTACATGAGTTGGAAAACCGAGCAAGACAAAACGAATTTAGCGCTGTTGAACAACGAGAACCAGCGATTACTCCGCTTGAGCGAGACACTCAACAAAGAGAATCAGAAATTGTTAGCCTTGAACAAGCAATTGAACCAAGAAAATCAGAAGCTCTCAAGCGAGAATCAACAATTAATCGATTTATTGACACAATCAAACAGTTTGCAGGACGAGTACCAGAACTTACTCAACGCGTTACAAGAAAATTAAAGCAAACAAAAGAGAAAATCCTCGAGGATTTTGAACGTCGATTTTCAAAGGACATGAAAAATTACGAGCAAGAACAACAGCAAAACCTAGAAAAACAAACGCACAGAGACGTACAGTCCGAAAAGAAACCAACAAAAGATCATGATCGGGGGATGAGTCTATGAATAAAGATGAACAACTCGTTGTTCAAGTATTAAATGCTTATAAAAATGGCAAAATTGATTTCAGTCACGTTCCAGAACTAGAAACCTTAGTCCGTCAAGAGGTCAATAAAGAGTTTCGGGACTACCAAGAAAAAATAGAAGCTGTTGCGAATCAAAAAATGGAGTCTGCCATTCAAGAACAACTCCATCGTTTAGAGGCAGAAAACTTAAAAGCGGATATACTGAAAGAAATTCAAGTTGAAAAACAAGCATTACTCGCTTTGAAAAAAGAACTAAATGAACACCAAGAGCAGATAAAAGCAGATCGCAAACGTGAGATTGTCGAACGTTACGGTATTCTGATTGCGAACATTATCTGCCTGTTCTGTTTCTTAGTTGTCGGTATTCTCATCGGACGATGGATTTATAAAGGGATCTGGGATGGTTGGGGTTTGCATATTTTGTATGACACAGTGATGGAAATACAGCCTAAACATCCTTATGGGGCAGTCGTTCTTGGATTAGGTGGTTTTGGTTTAATCGGTGCTGGAATTTATGGCAGTTTTCGATTAATGTATACCGCTTCAACATGGTTTGATCAACGTCCAAAAATTTTCAAAAGAATCTTTCCGAAAAAATAGAGAGTGAGGGGATATTTTGGTTTTAGATAATAAATTAGGCTTAACAAATTCAGCAGAATTAGCCAAACAAGAAGAAATCTTAACGAAAAAAAGAGCCAAAGAATTGTTTGAGTCTGGCAAAATAGAGGATCTTGAAATTGGGACGTTTCAAGGCTTATCTGATATTCATCAGTTTTTATTCCAAGATATTTACGACTTTGCAGGAAAAATTCGAGAAGTGAATATTGCGAAAGGAAACTTTCAATTTGCGCCACGTATTTTTTTAGCGCAAACACTTGAATATATTGATAAATTACCTCAAGAAACATTTGATGAAATTATTGATAAGTACTCGGATATGAATGTAGCCCATCCTTTTAGAGAAGGCAATGGACGAGCCACTCGTATCTGGTTGGATTTAATTCTTAAAAATAAACTACACAAAATTGTCGATTGGAATCAAATTGATAAGGATGAATATTTAAATGCCATGATTCGTAGTACAGTCAGCACCAATGAATTAAAATATTTGATTCAAAAGGCTTTAACCGATGATTTAGGAAAAGAACAATTCTTTAAAGGAATTGATGCGAGTTATTATTACGAGGGCTATTACGAAATTAAAACAGAAGATCTATAAATACGATTTAAAGAAGCAGACTGCTCAATATAAAACTTGAGTAGTCTGTTTCTTTTTTTGGATGATTTTGACCTTTGATTTTAAATTTTTGAAAAAAATAAAAAAAGGCGAAGCCTATATTACATTTATCTTATATATTTTAATCTTTTCTTCTTTTGCGTCAAAAAAAAGTCAGTGGTTGCAAGAAGTTTCAGAATTTCATTCCCACAAAAAACTATGTATTCACCCACAAAAAACTATGTATTCACCCACAAAAAACTATGTATTCACCCACAAAAAACTATTGTATGTGGGGATAATGTGATATAATAAAAGCATAGAGAAAATTCACGACGAAATGACTTCTCTATGCTTAGCCAAAATTACTCATAAGGAGCAACTTCTCATGGAAATTATAGCAAAAAA
This genomic window contains:
- a CDS encoding relaxase/mobilization nuclease domain-containing protein yields the protein MATIAKISNGASAASALNYALGQDRPMHEKTEQWLQDHQLERPVELTNCRAVAVGGTNGIDPFIAKEQFDVIRQLHNQTKESNQVLRITQSFALDELNPKVQKDWQKANDLGVELAENLYPNHQSAVYTHLDGKNHVLHNHIIVNKVNLDTGKKLREQKGESVQRAREMNDRLASRENWHILEPPKERQTETEKELIAKNEYSYMDDLRERINKSLQDVSVSSYETFKERLSDNGVILSERGQTFSYAFLDANNKQRRAREARLGSDFGRETILHELENRARQNEFSAVEQREPAITPLERDTQQRESEIVSLEQAIEPRKSEALKRESTINRFIDTIKQFAGRVPELTQRVTRKLKQTKEKILEDFERRFSKDMKNYEQEQQQNLEKQTHRDVQSEKKPTKDHDRGMSL
- a CDS encoding mobilization protein; its protein translation is MNKDEQLVVQVLNAYKNGKIDFSHVPELETLVRQEVNKEFRDYQEKIEAVANQKMESAIQEQLHRLEAENLKADILKEIQVEKQALLALKKELNEHQEQIKADRKREIVERYGILIANIICLFCFLVVGILIGRWIYKGIWDGWGLHILYDTVMEIQPKHPYGAVVLGLGGFGLIGAGIYGSFRLMYTASTWFDQRPKIFKRIFPKK
- a CDS encoding plasmid mobilization protein — its product is MDQKEVSQNQTKYIQFRLSEEQYNKLKISGETYGLSPNLYAKKLAQKSHLKKPYLEHDQAKSLLLELSKQGTNLNQIAKKLNQFDRMDNQDKELIETLRYTYGVLAQAQKGYQELWQQLQK
- the fic gene encoding protein adenylyltransferase Fic, whose translation is MVLDNKLGLTNSAELAKQEEILTKKRAKELFESGKIEDLEIGTFQGLSDIHQFLFQDIYDFAGKIREVNIAKGNFQFAPRIFLAQTLEYIDKLPQETFDEIIDKYSDMNVAHPFREGNGRATRIWLDLILKNKLHKIVDWNQIDKDEYLNAMIRSTVSTNELKYLIQKALTDDLGKEQFFKGIDASYYYEGYYEIKTEDL
- a CDS encoding IS6-like element ISTeha2 family transposase; this translates as MNHFKGKQFQKDVIIISVGYYLRYNLSYRDVQEILYDRGINVSHTTIYRWVQEYGKLIYQIWKKKNRQSFYSWKMDETYIKIKGKWHYLYRAIDSEGMTLDIWLRRKRNTQSAYAFFKRLYKQFGEPKVIVTDKAPSIASAFRKLQKQGLYSETEHRTVKYLNNLIEQDHRPVKRRNKLYQSLRTASTTIKGIEALRGIYKKNRRNGTLFGFSVSTEIKVLMYTSIVKVSEWDFCTQY
- a CDS encoding vWA domain-containing protein → MKMKKSLWFMMVAILMGFIPQILTAYSSIAQAIETQPDKIVDQSGLKVSSSVSSDGNSLNWKLQYEKDVASDGNDQALKFKVTADGKAIAFNEDASFATNDDQWFAEKDFSKQSQGSLSFTTVLNVSKVALEIQADATKSDGTQDVTINKNILTSAVEGPHALKLPAVATEETTEVSAASPPTAEEIISSQATETTTQTEEASEATEGTIQTSDDSTMVGPQQNYYLSSAASTYDVSAYNDPFKYTPDGGQYPSHDTNQYTKSDSSDMIKNYNYGSAGDSDSNVEIQNILEGNLNFDNGYHAYDVGNNQNINLKKIVIPTDNPTQFQIQLDIIGGSLKARKNVDVAFVVDKSGSMATNNRWNNLKSALNTFAHGLLDDNPGGSVQLGIAGFSSVQETITYSPYYNYKINVPYGKVGNFGGTQGNYTGFTTSADAFLNHALLNESPSGGTPTFLGLDAGLELLTNSQYNGRKDAQKVLIILTDGLPTWGPTTTYTSSSSGIRQSGMTRSSDNNGRVETFKATNTTLYIGNGSETGPDISTVRSNTISHGKKRTEQNPEIDRYAIGFGVTDVNDILDALGPQGKYSATSHTDLNYVLNQIKKKIQDVNALIRNANVFDPMSKYVALDTSSVKTQALTLKTSSPKSLNVTTGTQPDYVNGVTVDTRNNSVNLSNLTLSGNDTQRDGLRVTYTVSLKEEYQDDKFYPANGPTYLADNQYKDQFGFAVPSVKVPPQKFDIEAEKIWDDEDNQWGTRKEVTLQLQQKSGNENWANVSGKTITIKANATGDSLKGKFSDVPAYDSSKNVLEYRVVEERVNGYEEASYSPTSINVNSDKKLLQVTNKLLKTSVTFTKVGNDGKTPLAGAGFTLYKADGTTAIGKEVTSDDNGQVTFDIELPIGKYVIKETTTPLGYETQDPIEIMIADADGKLTVSGIKDNQVVNLLKDFELIVTKKDILGKDLKGAKFKLVGKDYSKELDSDTNVFKFTGLKPGEYELIETVAPDGYVGLKDSIKIVIDQDGKVTIDGKEQKDVITTDGNVIKYNVANQQKGLLPSTGGQGIRHLMEFALLVIGLSALVGGIYVYRNRKELN